A portion of the Epinephelus moara isolate mb chromosome 4, YSFRI_EMoa_1.0, whole genome shotgun sequence genome contains these proteins:
- the LOC126389026 gene encoding uncharacterized protein LOC126389026, producing the protein MMTARFFSGASLFALLIVDICCLPVKKGSGPGASYGGGYSNAAPNYDSYQGASSGQYSPGAVGHSYAPSAGVSTSYEAAPEPSVPQPAVQRGPASSAGSSSSSGPAFSAYRGNPMRLSPASSGHPGAAFQLGPRDINWAVAPPSLLSGDEEMSTGARAVASSQPENVSPPESMYQAGELSHFEESFEHGNSERETEEQGWMPPPPPPFAASEESAGAGFISQPQPDSGFISQPQPESNMGRSWFPYPYYD; encoded by the exons ATGATGACTGCACGGTTCTTCTCAGG GGCTTCCCTCTTTGCTCTGCTGATTGTGGACATATGCTGCCTTCCTGTCAAGAAAG GCTCTGGTCCCGGTGCTTCTTATGGCGGAGGTTACTCAAACGCTGCTCCTAATTATGACTCGTACCAAGGAGCATCCTCTGGCCAGTATTCACCTGGAGCTGTTGGGCATAGCTATGCTCCCTCTGCAGGTGTCTCCACATCTTATGAAGCTGCTCCAGAGCCCAGTGTCCCTCAGCCTGCTGTTCAGAGAGGACCGGCATCATCTGCTGGCTCTAGTTCTTCTTCAGGACCTGCTTTCTCAGCATACAGGGGCAATCCAATGAGGCTAAGCCCTGCTAGCTCTGGACATCCAGGGGCTGCTTTTCAGCTTGGCCCACGAG ACATCAACTGGGCTGTTGCACCTCCCAGTCTCCTCTCTGGAGATGAGGAAATGTCCACTGGCGCACGTGCTGTTGCCTCAAGTCAACCTGAGAATGTGAGTCCACCTGAATCCATGTACCAGGCAGGAGAGTTGTCCCATTTTGAGGAAAGCTTTGAGCATGGTAATTCTGAGAGGGAGACTGAGGAACAAGGCTGGATgccccctcctccaccacctttTGCAGCATCTGAAGAGTCTGCTGGAGCTGGCTTCATCAGCCAGCCTCAACCAGACTCGGGCTTCATCAGCCAGCCTCAGCCAGAGTCTAACATGGGTAGAAGCTGGTTCCCTTATCCTTACTACGACTAA
- the LOC126388975 gene encoding uncharacterized protein LOC126388975, which yields MMTARFFSGASLFALLIVDICCLPVKKGSGPGASYGGGYSNAAPNYDSYRGASSGQYSPGAVGHSYAPSAGVSTSYEAAPEPSVPQPAVQRGPASSAGSSSSSGPAFSAYRGNPMRLSPASSGHPGAAFQLGPRDMNWAVAPPSLLSGDEEMSTGARAVASSQPENVSPPESMYQAGELSHFEESFEHGNSERETEEQGWMPPPPPPPFAASEESAGAGFISQPQPDSGFISQPQPESNMGRSWFPYPYYDYMFLTGQYPPGTVTHTSSSFEQGRDHWQDAHYERYYEPQNPAPAEQTETFTDFAAPLTIEKRPVRAGYRQGGVQSAPSHGSFRQPAHSQAGGNNMVKGGY from the exons ATGATGACTGCACGGTTCTTCTCAGG GGCTTCCCTCTTTGCTCTGCTGATTGTGGACATATGCTGCCTTCCTGTCAAGAAAG GCTCTGGTCCCGGTGCTTCCTATGGCGGCGGTTACTCAAACGCTGCTCCTAATTATGACTCCTACCGAGGAGCGTCCTCTGGCCAGTATTCACCTGGAGCTGTTGGGCATAGCTATGCTCCCTCTGCAGGTGTCTCCACATCTTATGAAGCTGCTCCAGAGCCCAGTGTCCCTCAGCCTGCTGTTCAGAGAGGACCGGCATCATCTGCTGGCTCTAGTTCTTCTTCAGGACCTGCTTTCTCAGCATACAGGGGCAATCCAATGAGGCTAAGCCCTGCTAGCTCTGGACATCCAGGGGCTGCTTTTCAGCTTGGCCCACGAG ACATGAACTGGGCTGTTGCACCTCCCAGTCTCCTCTCTGGAGATGAGGAAATGTCCACTGGCGCACGTGCTGTTGCCTCTAGTCAACCTGAGAATGTGAGTCCACCTGAATCCATGTACCAGGCAGGAGAGTTGTCCCATTTTGAGGAAAGCTTTGAGCACGGTAATTCTGAGAGGGAGACTGAGGAACAAGGCTGGatgccccctcctcctccaccacctttTGCAGCATCTGAAGAGTCTGCTGGAGCTGGCTTCATCAGCCAGCCTCAACCAGACTCGGGCTTCATCAGCCAGCCTCAGCCAGAGTCTAACATGGGTAGAAGCTGGTTCCCTTATCCTTACTACGACTACATGTTCCTGACCGGCCAGTATCCCCCGGGCACAGTCActcacaccagcagcagcttcGAGCAGGGGAGAGACCACTGGCAAGACGCCCACTATGAGAGATACTACGAGCCCCAAAACCCTGCTCCTGCAGAACAGACCGAGACCTTCACTGACTTTGCAGCCCCCCTGACCATTGAGAAGAGGCCTGTGAGGGCTGGTTACAGACAAGGTGGTGTACAGTCTGCTCCTTCCCATGGAAGCTTCAGGCAGCCAGCTCACAGCCAAGCTGGTGGCAACAACATGGTCAAG GGTGGATACTAA